In Passer domesticus isolate bPasDom1 chromosome 9, bPasDom1.hap1, whole genome shotgun sequence, a genomic segment contains:
- the LOC135307050 gene encoding uncharacterized protein LOC135307050 yields the protein MNKVLKPLEPSADVSTGRTSPAPTLDAALKPSSHHSGTPAGKIQDTTDKMSLEPSKQMRQELKEPLQTRQVMDQKAVQEEEHSGRSSGSLAAPAAERKAMPDTGTGTADAASTTSPVPNALDGLGRGFCQGTGCWLRLLEGVLCLELVFMLCCLGIGYSWKTKQNTSGQKLEDGGCTSHPDSVSSSSSSSKGLDSPLKSSVKRTPEQPCTQKPLIAP from the exons atgaataaagttttgaagcccttggagccttctgcag atgtgtctacagggaggacttctccagctcctaccttggatgctgcactcaagcccagctcccatcacagtg gtactccagcagggaaaatccaagatacaacagataagatgtccctggaaccatccaaacagatgaggcaagagctgaaggaacccctgcagacaagacaag tgatggaccaaaaggctgttcaggaggaggaacactcagggagaagcagtggctcattggcagcccctgcagcagaaaggaaggcgatgccagacacgggcacaggcacagcag atgcagccagtaCCACAAGTCCAGTTCCCAATGCCctggatggcctcggaaggggtttctgtcagggaacaggctgctggctaagGTTACTGGAAGGCGTcctttgtttggagcttgtcttcatgttgtgctgcttaggaatcgggtattcctggaagacaaaaca gaacACCTCAGGACAgaagttggaagacggtggctgcacctcacacccagacagcgtgagcagctcctccagcagcagtaagggcctggacagccctctcaagtcttctgtgaagaggaccccagaacaaccgtgTACACagaagcctcttattgccccgtag